The Paenibacillus sp. YPG26 genome includes a window with the following:
- a CDS encoding immunoglobulin-like domain-containing protein translates to MKLHKKVSIIVIGALLLSVPLSSPGIQVISKPSNIAFADELSQPQARSIYITGPVVFSPNRELQLTANGIMSDGSITDISSTATWSSDNEAVATVSPGGIITGLSEGTANITASRDGVNSTPTNVTVTWEIYNKLKEARDSLKLPFTGGQTEDKVTSSLTLPTLVNGVFYSWSSSDTSIIANDGKVKRPPYIGGDKQVTLTATLRAGTEAPITKDFNLIVVKAEPTPEDKLREAMDELQISYYYSEDSADGVRSSAIGLPIGGKYSSSVSWVSSEPSVITSNGTVNRTLDDTDHLVKLTARVYVDGVSDTRDFFVNVRHFIKDKMITSFALDDHVGIIDEEKKTITFDIPRGDPSQGMLVTYTAKAFQVSDYGINMTSGKYKLYPFYFKSYSVAATDEMLKPVFYQLVFAGSSTTPTPDPKPTPSPIPTPDPQPNPTPNPTPNPTPDPQPTPIPNPIPTPDPQPTPTPVPTPKPAPTPTPVPAPVPAPKDDEVFKKDVLKPGTSTTQILETKVSEALKKQGSSFAPTDIKNHWAEHTIDIFTKLNIIKGYEDKTIRPDQDMSRGEFVGILSRIFDVAGTKKVALKDIKGHWAENAIKQFTQAGIISGSGNGAFHPDKAITREEMTVILSRIVDFQGITQNKIDSKDPIQMAAQAGVIKGNGNGDLNANGTAARAEALQLILNTLKLNSKIKTMLELL, encoded by the coding sequence GTGAAATTGCATAAAAAAGTATCAATCATAGTAATCGGTGCGTTGTTGTTATCTGTACCTTTGTCTTCACCTGGTATCCAAGTTATTTCTAAACCGAGCAACATAGCATTTGCAGATGAATTGAGTCAACCACAGGCTAGGTCGATTTACATCACAGGGCCAGTGGTTTTTTCGCCAAATCGTGAGTTACAGCTAACTGCTAACGGAATAATGAGTGATGGTTCAATTACAGATATCAGTTCAACCGCTACCTGGAGTTCTGATAACGAGGCTGTTGCAACTGTATCCCCAGGGGGAATTATAACAGGGCTAAGTGAGGGGACTGCCAATATTACCGCATCGCGTGATGGAGTAAATTCAACTCCGACGAATGTTACAGTAACCTGGGAAATATATAATAAGTTAAAAGAAGCTAGGGATTCGTTGAAGTTGCCTTTTACCGGCGGCCAAACTGAGGATAAAGTCACTTCTTCCCTAACTCTCCCTACTCTTGTGAACGGTGTATTTTATTCATGGTCGTCTTCTGATACGTCAATTATTGCGAATGATGGTAAAGTCAAACGGCCCCCATATATTGGTGGAGATAAGCAGGTTACACTAACAGCTACACTCAGAGCTGGAACTGAAGCTCCAATAACAAAGGACTTTAATCTTATCGTGGTCAAAGCGGAGCCTACTCCTGAAGACAAGCTTCGTGAAGCCATGGATGAATTACAGATTAGTTATTACTACAGCGAAGATTCTGCGGATGGAGTTAGAAGCTCAGCTATAGGGTTGCCTATAGGGGGGAAATACTCGTCTTCCGTATCTTGGGTGTCAAGCGAACCTTCAGTAATTACTTCAAATGGTACGGTTAACCGAACCTTAGACGATACGGATCATTTGGTTAAGCTGACTGCGAGAGTATATGTGGATGGAGTTTCGGATACTCGTGATTTCTTTGTTAACGTTAGACATTTCATCAAAGATAAAATGATCACTTCGTTTGCTCTGGATGACCATGTTGGAATTATCGATGAGGAGAAGAAGACCATCACTTTCGATATACCTCGAGGTGACCCCAGCCAAGGAATGCTAGTGACTTATACGGCAAAAGCATTCCAGGTGTCCGATTATGGTATTAATATGACTAGCGGGAAATACAAACTATATCCATTCTATTTCAAGAGTTATAGTGTCGCGGCAACAGATGAAATGCTGAAACCTGTATTCTACCAGCTGGTATTTGCGGGCAGCTCTACAACGCCAACACCGGATCCAAAGCCAACACCAAGTCCAATACCAACACCGGATCCACAGCCGAACCCGACACCGAACCCGACACCGAACCCGACACCGGATCCGCAGCCAACACCAATACCGAATCCGATACCAACGCCGGATCCGCAGCCAACGCCAACACCGGTTCCAACACCGAAACCAGCACCGACGCCAACACCAGTACCAGCACCGGTTCCGGCTCCGAAGGATGATGAGGTTTTCAAGAAAGATGTACTTAAACCAGGGACCAGTACCACTCAAATCTTGGAGACGAAAGTCAGTGAAGCTCTTAAAAAGCAGGGTTCATCGTTTGCTCCAACCGATATCAAAAATCACTGGGCCGAGCATACCATTGATATTTTTACGAAATTGAATATTATTAAAGGTTATGAGGACAAGACGATTAGACCTGATCAAGACATGTCTCGCGGGGAGTTCGTTGGAATTCTGTCCAGGATTTTTGATGTTGCTGGAACAAAGAAAGTTGCGCTCAAGGATATTAAGGGTCATTGGGCCGAAAATGCCATTAAACAGTTCACACAAGCAGGTATCATTAGCGGCAGCGGCAATGGAGCATTCCACCCGGACAAGGCAATTACACGCGAAGAAATGACTGTGATCTTATCTCGGATTGTAGACTTTCAAGGAATAACTCAAAACAAGATTGATAGTAAGGACCCGATTCAAATGGCAGCTCAGGCAGGTGTCATTAAAGGCAATGGAAACGGGGACTTAAATGCGAACGGCACTGCTGCCAGAGCTGAAGCGTTACAGCTCATCCTCAATACCTTAAAGTTAAACTCCAAAATTAAAACGATGCTTGAACTTTTATAG
- a CDS encoding collagen-like protein translates to MLGYVNRLNDFGATEATGVTGATGATGETGLTGATGVTGEAGVTGATGVNGATGVTGTTGANGATGAVGATGATGVTGEAGATGATGVTGETGATGETGATGVTGEAGVAGTTGATGVTGATGATGATGATGVTGATGEAGATGATGVTGATGASGATGATGATGVTGVTGVTGEAGATGATGEAGATGETGATGETGATGATGATGVTGVTGETGATGVTGATGEAGATGEAGATGATGETGATGATGAVGATGSTGATGVTGSTGATGATGATGVTGATGVTGAIGVTGATGPTGSFQQFQVSENSPNTVGSSAIAIGATATPIKTITITGVPGGSRIWLTGVVGWQSTTGTTAIQLQILRGATLIFSINQHSSGNLTFEATGVDHVDLTPGTGNVTYSLVALATVGTANVIGAITFTGALI, encoded by the coding sequence GTGTTGGGTTATGTTAATAGACTGAACGATTTTGGAGCGACTGAGGCGACCGGAGTGACTGGAGCGACCGGAGCTACGGGAGAGACTGGGCTGACCGGAGCGACAGGTGTGACCGGAGAGGCTGGAGTGACCGGGGCGACCGGGGTGAATGGAGCGACCGGAGTGACCGGTACGACCGGGGCGAATGGAGCGACTGGAGCGGTCGGTGCGACCGGTGCGACTGGAGTGACGGGAGAGGCCGGTGCGACTGGTGCGACTGGTGTGACTGGAGAGACAGGAGCAACTGGAGAGACTGGGGCGACAGGAGTGACGGGAGAGGCCGGAGTGGCCGGGACGACTGGTGCAACCGGAGTGACCGGTGCGACTGGAGCGACCGGAGCGACCGGAGCGACCGGAGTGACTGGAGCGACCGGAGAGGCCGGGGCGACTGGAGCGACCGGAGTGACTGGAGCGACCGGGGCGAGTGGAGCGACTGGAGCAACCGGTGCGACTGGAGTGACGGGAGTGACGGGAGTGACGGGAGAGGCCGGGGCGACCGGAGCGACCGGGGAGGCCGGAGCGACAGGAGAGACTGGAGCGACAGGAGAGACTGGGGCGACAGGTGCGACAGGTGCGACTGGAGTGACGGGAGTGACGGGAGAGACTGGGGCGACCGGAGTGACTGGAGCGACCGGAGAGGCCGGGGCGACTGGAGAGGCCGGTGCGACTGGAGCGACAGGAGAGACAGGGGCGACCGGGGCGACTGGAGCGGTCGGTGCGACCGGATCGACTGGTGCAACTGGAGTGACCGGATCGACTGGAGCGACCGGAGCGACAGGAGCAACAGGGGTGACTGGAGCGACCGGAGTGACTGGAGCTATCGGCGTGACCGGAGCGACCGGTCCAACGGGGTCATTCCAACAGTTTCAAGTATCGGAAAATTCACCAAATACGGTAGGGAGTTCAGCCATCGCAATAGGGGCCACGGCGACTCCAATAAAAACCATTACAATAACAGGAGTACCTGGAGGAAGTAGAATTTGGTTAACCGGAGTCGTTGGGTGGCAGTCTACAACAGGGACTACAGCGATTCAATTACAGATTCTTCGTGGTGCGACCCTTATATTTAGCATCAATCAGCATTCTTCTGGAAATCTCACATTTGAAGCAACCGGTGTAGATCACGTTGATTTAACTCCTGGAACTGGTAATGTTACGTATTCGCTAGTTGCACTGGCAACCGTTGGTACAGCCAATGTTATTGGAGCCATTACTTTTACAGGAGCCTTAATATAG
- a CDS encoding 4'-phosphopantetheinyl transferase superfamily protein gives MIKVYAARITSFPIEHLDSILSGLPEVRRAKLLRFRFLHDLLRGATGDLLIRAVLPRMLDCSADELEFGSNLHGKPILMGDDLNIGFNVSHSGDWVVLAAGSSGRIGIDIERVNEMDLATAKQFYTEDEYNFIMKHESAEARLLRFFQIWTAKESYIKAMGQGLSIPLNIFSTVDGDRMAEKQLIGGEPWYFRPYSLEEGYLLTACADVPEFDSNVQICDIRSLVGL, from the coding sequence ATGATAAAAGTGTATGCTGCACGGATTACGAGCTTTCCAATAGAACATTTGGATTCCATATTGTCTGGACTTCCCGAGGTAAGACGGGCTAAGCTTCTCAGATTTCGCTTTCTGCATGATTTGCTGCGCGGTGCTACTGGCGACCTTCTAATAAGGGCTGTGCTGCCCAGGATGCTAGATTGTAGTGCTGACGAATTAGAATTCGGCAGTAACTTGCATGGGAAGCCTATTCTGATGGGGGATGACTTAAATATTGGCTTCAACGTTTCTCATTCGGGGGATTGGGTGGTTCTGGCTGCAGGTTCATCAGGGCGAATCGGGATAGACATAGAGAGAGTTAACGAGATGGACTTAGCGACAGCGAAGCAATTCTACACGGAGGATGAGTACAACTTCATCATGAAACATGAATCGGCTGAAGCGAGATTATTGCGGTTTTTTCAGATATGGACAGCGAAAGAGAGCTACATCAAGGCCATGGGCCAAGGCTTGTCCATACCTCTGAACATCTTCTCTACCGTTGATGGGGATCGTATGGCCGAAAAGCAATTAATCGGGGGCGAGCCATGGTATTTTCGTCCCTACTCTTTGGAAGAAGGATATCTACTAACTGCATGCGCGGATGTACCTGAGTTCGATAGCAACGTCCAAATTTGTGATATAAGGTCTCTTGTTGGTCTTTGA
- a CDS encoding manganese catalase family protein, with protein sequence MYFYKEDLINVIVPDKPDPEAAKVLQETLGGRFGEMRTMMQFFFQSNNFRGNALQYRDLLRGIFLEEISHVELVQHTINQLLTGSGEEAVGNGGVTGAPLENAIKHANPHHFIMGAQSSLPVDAAGNPWNGNYVYSHGNLISDLLDNLVLESTGVLQKSRIYEMSSNQTFRETLAFLIVRDNAHQNAFAKALETLGVEWGKLFPVPNYDINKYPECRKYVDMGFHNAQFNFRLDSTRIGEIFSGQTPSRNGGTLNVVDPPQGFPVPVMPEMPNEHSPGLYDLNA encoded by the coding sequence ATGTATTTCTATAAAGAAGATTTAATCAATGTCATTGTTCCGGACAAACCTGATCCAGAAGCGGCTAAAGTTCTGCAAGAAACCTTGGGCGGACGATTTGGTGAGATGCGTACTATGATGCAGTTTTTCTTCCAAAGCAACAATTTCCGCGGTAATGCTCTACAGTACCGGGATTTGCTGCGTGGTATTTTCTTAGAAGAGATCAGCCATGTTGAGTTAGTGCAGCATACAATTAACCAACTCCTGACTGGGTCTGGAGAAGAAGCTGTAGGGAATGGCGGCGTGACCGGTGCCCCTCTTGAGAATGCGATTAAGCACGCCAATCCCCACCATTTTATTATGGGGGCTCAGAGTTCCCTGCCCGTGGATGCGGCAGGCAACCCTTGGAACGGTAACTATGTATACAGTCACGGAAATCTAATCAGCGACCTTCTCGACAACCTGGTGCTTGAATCGACTGGCGTTCTCCAGAAGTCCCGGATTTATGAAATGAGCTCCAACCAAACGTTTCGCGAGACGCTTGCTTTCCTCATTGTCCGCGACAATGCGCACCAGAACGCTTTTGCCAAAGCTTTGGAGACGCTAGGTGTGGAGTGGGGCAAGCTGTTCCCTGTGCCCAACTACGATATCAACAAATACCCGGAGTGCCGTAAATATGTGGATATGGGCTTCCATAATGCCCAATTCAACTTCCGCCTGGATTCGACGCGCATCGGCGAAATCTTCAGCGGCCAGACCCCAAGCCGTAACGGCGGTACTCTGAATGTCGTTGATCCACCTCAGGGCTTCCCTGTTCCGGTTATGCCAGAAATGCCAAATGAGCACAGCCCTGGATTGTACGATTTGAACGCTTAA
- a CDS encoding RHS repeat-associated core domain-containing protein: MLKRILVSILCLSITFTGLGTIANAVKDEQQALSSNGNRKQEIVTLSGILEKFHKEELWLDQQLAEGYSLYEIYTALDQSGGDLSAYKTIINKNGTKTKDPQVQVNKLETSSALTLNRPSSLAAQTDYDQAAVDHLPVDQPWSPYVESYGSDSVSVATGDLNVGYTDFILPGLIPFSLNRVYDSSKANNDISVKLSGGNYKNEAGTRREESDSQLGRGWRWDQPYIMTRDSRRFMYFPGIGTYRILTDLSLQGYKYKNLKLADDTSAVVNGRTSKYKLAVLNGPNYYFDDAGYLILIKDDYNNRVDFSYTKQGTGNVLTRVKNSDGNELVFTYTDTQVTVKQTGTELVKVYTHAMDEDRPVLTKVTDALGKETKYYYSMPEARFNFLANLVGQLDQQSWDKSALLTRIVSPTSSITDFDYAPSLKTIGSYATRFVFKTTKRQDAYAVLRGDILVYKRLFKYTNEDLTSFGKDAKWITTIEGPHSKQTFQLRKLFDGATQPDIHYLDEYRSDGDQTASVENLTYDSSKRNLPIKVEDCFIQNGKKSESVTGEYKYDENGFILSLKKSTGQETTYDYQKSAEPYFWNQPSRVKTKLADNQFRVETNTYDSLGGLKQSSISETGSINKLLSQANYQYDSYGNPVVVEVKDDSRTISTRQSYESPFGHHLLTKESTQVTGIDNSSSTVSSQYEYSRTGALFLGIDETGNKTSYKYDKTGRIVQTSYSDGSTEKVVYDDNLNTVITTDPSGLVTINKYNPVGFLAQQVRDDTVFQYFYDTEGNTEEYIDAEGNKISYKYDSMDRLVQTSYADGSKDLVGYDLVNRTTTYTDASGYKKKETYDLLGQTVSIEEFNNEANIVLEKRGYNLVGNVISVTDGKNQQTIYGYDGLGRIISVTDPKQQNTKYTYSLSGNLTKIQLSDRSEINKQYDELGREILHVNQGNQSRKYYYDARGNIAKFVDFSGKPKEYQYDSDNNLTQIKASENTINYTFDFSGRRTTMQDSQGTTRYTYDPTDGSLITLKYPDGTKIEYSYNTQVRTGYTLVSPNGSATQIQGNLDELNRVKDLEVSSKNGTAAALAATPGDKLSFEYGSNKLLKKLTTASGTGIVYSYKGYDLSGISVEQGGNQKQQFNYQYDNNKNIISRTQNQISDSFDYDPLNRIQKESTKENTRTYSYDNKGNRIDVEGSKISGMQNAEYTFDSLDRLIGVKGEGKEVSYRYNGDGLLYERKEKDKKIRYYYDEEAKLIAEAEVKPDGSPKLLYVYVYDLGGQLWARKDKNTGAMQYYQFNGHGDVIGLTDSKGTELNSYTYDVWGNPESSKETVPNIFRYSGEYWDETTGLQYLRARWYDPGIGRFIAEDTYEGDVSNPLSQNLYTYVENNPLTNVDPSGHERIVVSGGDYSVDSHGGYDYNFIEPALKKIRELRKANPRETIAWLIANAGWSNSDWANFSKAVSSLNVNIVGLSTADDFINYINNKTGGKSRMNDKITSFTLFSHGLTGIIPLGYNYDSSYNQNLNLTTSKIKKINGNAFSNPLSWFYSCNTGTDGNDSFAKAWVNQVGGTTYAYEGKTTYQYMMYPREYYTWKAKINRALGGKWAAYAEFVELARKSYGFSIIGSARYPEAASGATLLKFTR; this comes from the coding sequence ATGCTAAAACGTATATTAGTATCCATCTTGTGCTTATCAATTACTTTTACGGGCTTAGGGACAATAGCAAATGCAGTTAAAGATGAACAGCAAGCTTTAAGTTCAAATGGGAATAGAAAGCAGGAGATTGTAACCCTCTCAGGAATTCTGGAGAAGTTCCATAAAGAGGAGTTGTGGTTAGACCAACAGCTTGCCGAAGGTTACTCCCTGTACGAAATTTATACAGCGCTAGATCAATCGGGCGGAGATCTTAGTGCCTATAAAACCATTATTAATAAAAACGGAACAAAAACGAAAGATCCTCAAGTACAAGTAAATAAGTTAGAGACTAGCTCAGCTTTGACTTTAAATCGTCCCAGCTCATTGGCTGCACAGACGGATTATGACCAAGCAGCAGTAGACCATTTGCCTGTAGATCAGCCCTGGTCCCCATATGTGGAGAGTTATGGTAGCGATTCGGTATCCGTAGCGACAGGCGATCTAAATGTTGGTTATACCGACTTTATATTGCCTGGTTTAATCCCGTTCTCCTTGAACCGGGTATATGACAGCTCCAAAGCCAATAATGATATTTCCGTAAAGCTTAGTGGCGGTAATTACAAAAATGAAGCGGGAACACGAAGAGAGGAGTCTGATTCGCAGCTAGGCAGAGGATGGAGATGGGATCAGCCTTACATTATGACACGGGACAGCCGCAGATTTATGTATTTTCCGGGAATCGGCACATACCGTATACTTACTGATCTATCCTTGCAGGGCTACAAGTATAAGAATCTCAAACTTGCTGATGACACAAGCGCAGTTGTTAATGGGAGAACAAGTAAATACAAACTCGCAGTTTTAAATGGACCAAACTATTATTTTGATGATGCCGGATATTTGATTCTAATTAAGGATGATTACAATAACCGGGTGGATTTCAGTTATACCAAGCAGGGAACTGGAAATGTCCTCACTAGGGTGAAAAACAGCGATGGAAACGAGCTTGTTTTTACTTATACAGATACGCAAGTAACCGTGAAACAAACGGGTACAGAGCTTGTTAAGGTATATACGCATGCTATGGATGAAGACCGGCCGGTGCTGACTAAAGTAACGGATGCTCTTGGGAAAGAAACCAAGTATTATTACAGTATGCCTGAAGCGCGGTTTAACTTTTTAGCCAATTTGGTTGGTCAGTTGGATCAACAATCTTGGGACAAATCTGCACTTCTGACACGTATTGTATCTCCGACCTCTTCAATAACGGATTTTGATTATGCCCCATCTCTGAAAACGATTGGCAGCTATGCAACTAGGTTTGTATTTAAAACGACTAAACGCCAAGATGCCTATGCGGTTCTGAGAGGCGATATTTTAGTCTATAAAAGATTATTCAAGTACACCAACGAGGACTTAACAAGTTTCGGGAAGGATGCAAAATGGATTACAACTATTGAAGGACCGCATTCCAAACAAACTTTCCAACTTCGAAAATTATTTGATGGTGCAACACAGCCAGATATCCACTATCTTGATGAATACCGAAGCGACGGAGACCAGACTGCGTCGGTTGAGAATCTGACTTATGATTCATCAAAAAGAAACCTTCCAATAAAAGTTGAAGACTGCTTTATTCAAAACGGAAAGAAATCTGAGTCAGTGACCGGAGAATACAAATATGATGAGAATGGGTTCATACTTTCGCTGAAGAAAAGTACCGGCCAAGAGACTACTTATGACTATCAAAAATCAGCTGAACCGTACTTTTGGAATCAGCCTAGTAGAGTGAAAACCAAGCTTGCTGACAATCAATTCAGGGTTGAAACTAATACTTATGATTCGCTAGGGGGATTAAAGCAGTCGTCTATCTCTGAAACGGGCTCAATTAACAAACTTCTGTCTCAGGCTAATTACCAATACGATAGCTATGGAAACCCGGTTGTTGTTGAGGTGAAGGATGATTCAAGGACAATATCAACAAGACAATCCTATGAATCACCTTTCGGACATCATCTGCTTACAAAGGAGTCTACCCAAGTAACGGGTATTGATAACTCTTCATCAACGGTATCGAGTCAATATGAGTACTCCCGTACAGGGGCACTTTTCTTGGGAATTGACGAAACAGGGAATAAGACGTCATATAAATACGATAAGACCGGACGTATAGTTCAAACTAGCTACAGTGATGGTTCTACCGAAAAAGTCGTTTATGATGATAATTTGAACACAGTAATAACCACCGATCCTAGCGGATTGGTTACAATCAACAAATATAATCCTGTAGGGTTTCTTGCTCAACAAGTGCGGGATGATACAGTATTCCAATATTTTTATGATACTGAAGGCAATACCGAGGAGTATATCGATGCTGAAGGTAATAAGATCAGTTATAAATACGATTCAATGGATCGATTGGTTCAAACTAGTTATGCAGATGGCTCGAAGGATCTGGTTGGCTATGATTTAGTTAATCGGACTACGACCTATACAGATGCATCAGGATATAAAAAGAAGGAGACGTATGATCTTCTCGGACAGACTGTATCTATAGAGGAATTTAATAATGAGGCGAATATCGTATTAGAGAAACGGGGGTACAACCTAGTTGGTAATGTAATCTCGGTTACGGACGGGAAAAATCAGCAAACAATTTATGGGTATGACGGATTAGGAAGAATAATATCCGTAACCGATCCCAAGCAACAGAACACGAAGTATACGTACAGCCTTTCCGGTAACCTAACTAAAATTCAGCTTTCAGACCGGTCTGAGATTAATAAGCAGTACGATGAATTAGGCCGGGAAATACTACATGTTAATCAAGGTAATCAATCCAGAAAGTATTATTATGATGCTCGAGGAAATATCGCCAAGTTTGTGGATTTCTCTGGAAAACCCAAAGAATATCAGTACGATAGCGATAATAACTTGACTCAAATTAAGGCTTCGGAAAATACAATAAACTATACATTTGATTTCTCTGGTCGCCGGACCACAATGCAGGATTCGCAAGGTACAACAAGATATACTTACGATCCAACGGATGGTTCCTTAATAACATTAAAATATCCGGATGGGACAAAAATTGAATATAGTTATAACACGCAAGTACGGACAGGTTACACATTGGTGTCTCCTAATGGGTCTGCAACACAGATCCAGGGTAATTTGGACGAGTTAAATAGAGTCAAGGATCTTGAAGTGTCCAGCAAGAATGGAACTGCTGCCGCATTGGCTGCCACACCTGGAGACAAGCTATCGTTTGAATATGGATCAAACAAATTACTAAAAAAATTAACAACTGCAAGTGGTACAGGGATAGTTTATAGCTATAAAGGATATGATCTGTCGGGTATATCTGTAGAACAAGGCGGTAATCAAAAGCAGCAGTTCAATTATCAATACGATAACAATAAGAACATAATTAGTCGTACTCAGAATCAAATATCAGATTCTTTCGATTATGATCCATTAAATCGTATCCAGAAAGAAAGCACCAAAGAGAACACTAGAACTTACAGCTACGATAACAAGGGAAATCGAATTGATGTAGAGGGATCCAAAATTTCGGGTATGCAGAATGCGGAGTATACATTTGACAGTCTGGATCGTCTAATAGGGGTAAAAGGAGAGGGGAAAGAAGTCTCTTACCGGTATAATGGAGATGGCCTATTATATGAACGTAAGGAAAAAGATAAAAAGATTCGTTACTATTATGATGAAGAAGCCAAATTAATTGCCGAGGCAGAAGTCAAACCAGACGGATCACCTAAGCTCTTATATGTTTATGTTTATGATTTGGGAGGACAATTATGGGCCCGTAAAGACAAGAATACAGGCGCCATGCAGTATTACCAATTCAATGGCCATGGAGATGTGATTGGTCTAACCGACAGCAAAGGAACCGAACTCAATAGTTATACTTATGATGTATGGGGTAATCCAGAGAGTAGCAAAGAAACAGTCCCCAATATATTCAGATATTCTGGTGAGTACTGGGATGAGACCACTGGGCTTCAGTACTTGCGGGCCCGCTGGTATGACCCGGGAATTGGAAGATTTATAGCTGAAGATACGTATGAAGGTGATGTTTCTAATCCCCTGAGTCAAAATTTGTATACGTATGTAGAGAATAACCCGCTGACCAATGTGGATCCAAGTGGGCACGAAAGAATAGTAGTATCGGGAGGAGATTATTCTGTCGATTCTCATGGAGGATATGATTATAATTTCATCGAACCAGCACTTAAAAAGATACGTGAATTACGGAAAGCCAATCCTAGGGAGACGATTGCATGGCTTATTGCTAATGCTGGATGGAGTAATAGTGATTGGGCTAACTTTTCGAAAGCTGTTAGCTCTTTGAATGTTAATATAGTGGGATTAAGCACTGCAGACGATTTCATTAACTACATTAACAATAAAACTGGTGGTAAAAGCAGAATGAATGATAAAATAACTAGTTTTACACTTTTCTCACACGGACTTACCGGAATTATACCACTAGGGTATAACTATGATTCTTCATACAATCAGAATTTAAATTTGACAACATCTAAGATAAAAAAAATTAATGGCAATGCATTTAGTAATCCCCTTTCATGGTTTTACTCGTGCAATACAGGAACTGACGGCAATGATAGTTTCGCTAAGGCTTGGGTTAACCAAGTTGGTGGGACAACTTATGCATATGAAGGTAAAACAACATATCAATATATGATGTATCCAAGAGAGTATTATACTTGGAAAGCAAAAATCAACAGAGCACTAGGCGGTAAATGGGCTGCTTACGCTGAATTTGTTGAATTAGCGAGGAAGTCATATGGATTTTCGATTATCGGTTCTGCGCGATATCCTGAAGCTGCAAGCGGAGCGACGTTATTAAAGTTTACAAGGTAA
- a CDS encoding GGDEF domain-containing protein, with translation MASGAVQVVISRPSGDILASSLPDIAAQPSVNDLPERTMYQYNSNMYLLLPEGRHFTELSKWNGGYYWYNTSMHKEVPYNINVRVPASHFLYEVYEIYTIEFGLIMAFILVVLLVVYWFSKLIVQILIKLTNETTGLPSKITENFEVSHTDSYIVEFDKLYVNFQQMAVKLKEMFTQATRMNTVLTEQAQQIRQSEQEFQRLAFTDALTNIPNRLYFHKQLKQLTEDRTSTVALMFMDLNKFKLINDTYGHEIGDRLLQHSATLLTSAAGPDRVFRLGGDEFVVVLPAADTGLVTRTAEQIIELFKTPFEVQGHTLQPRTSIGIACYPQDTDNPDELLKLADHAMYQAKQSGSSIVWHSRGAEQQGDVKHD, from the coding sequence GTGGCATCAGGAGCGGTTCAAGTTGTCATATCCCGTCCTAGTGGTGACATATTGGCTTCCAGTCTGCCTGACATTGCCGCCCAGCCTTCAGTGAACGATCTACCAGAACGCACAATGTATCAGTACAATTCGAATATGTATCTGCTGCTGCCAGAAGGCAGACATTTCACCGAGCTATCCAAGTGGAACGGCGGATACTATTGGTATAATACATCCATGCACAAGGAAGTACCTTATAACATCAACGTGAGGGTACCCGCATCTCATTTCTTGTATGAGGTATACGAGATTTATACGATAGAATTTGGATTGATTATGGCCTTTATCCTGGTGGTATTGCTGGTCGTATATTGGTTTAGTAAGCTGATTGTCCAAATCCTGATTAAGCTTACTAACGAGACGACAGGCCTGCCTAGTAAAATAACAGAGAATTTCGAGGTGTCCCATACGGACAGCTACATTGTTGAGTTCGACAAGCTGTATGTGAACTTTCAGCAGATGGCGGTCAAGCTCAAAGAGATGTTCACGCAAGCCACTCGGATGAACACGGTATTAACCGAGCAGGCTCAGCAAATCAGGCAGTCCGAGCAGGAATTCCAGCGTTTAGCTTTTACAGATGCTTTGACTAACATTCCCAATCGACTTTATTTCCATAAGCAATTGAAGCAGCTGACCGAGGATAGAACTTCAACAGTTGCATTAATGTTCATGGATCTGAATAAGTTCAAGCTGATTAATGATACTTACGGCCATGAAATAGGGGACAGGCTGCTGCAGCATTCAGCCACTCTGCTAACCTCCGCGGCAGGTCCCGACAGGGTATTTCGCCTTGGGGGAGACGAGTTCGTGGTTGTCCTTCCCGCAGCGGATACGGGTTTGGTTACGCGGACGGCTGAACAAATTATCGAGTTGTTTAAAACGCCGTTTGAAGTTCAGGGGCATACACTTCAGCCGCGTACAAGCATTGGTATTGCTTGTTACCCTCAGGATACTGATAATCCCGATGAATTGTTGAAGCTTGCGGACCATGCGATGTACCAGGCCAAACAGTCAGGCAGTTCAATTGTCTGGCATAGCAGAGGGGCTGAACAACAAGGAGATGTTAAGCATGATTAG